From the Companilactobacillus ginsenosidimutans genome, the window GATTTATGAACACAATTAATTTTAACAGGAGGTTAAAACCTATGAAAATCGCAATTTTAGGATTCGGAACAGTAGGAAAAGGCGTATATGAAATAGTTAAGAAGGCTAATGTTCAAACCCAAAACCTCTCTGTTAGTCACATTTTTATCCGTAAAAACAAGAAACGTGTGCTACCAGAAATGACGGATGATATAGATGAAATCATGAACGACAAGAATACAGATGTTGTCGTTGAAGCTCTTGGTGGTATCGAACCAGCCCATGAATTTATTCTTTCAGCCTTACAACATGGTAAACACGTTATCACAGCAAACAAAGCAGTTATTGCTGTTTATCTTAAAGAATTTACAGACGCAGCTAACGAAAACAACGTTAAATTTTACTTTGAAGCTTCAGTTGGTGGCGGTATTCCTTGGATTCAAGGATTGGAAAAAGCACTTCGTATTGACAGTGTAAATTCAATTTCTGGTATCTTCAATGGAACAAGCAATTTCATTCTTGACCAAATGACACGTAATGGACAATCATTTGCTGAAGTATTGAAGCAAGCTCAAAAATTAGGATATGCCGAAGCTGACCCAAGTGCCGATATCGATGGTATCGACGTTGCTAACAAACTTTGTATCAGTGCAGACATTGCATACAACATTAACATCAAAGATCGCAGCAAGCTTCCTATCTTTGGAATTAGAAATATCAAGAAAAACGATGTTAAATTTTTCGAAAAAAATGGTTACTCAGTTAAGTTGATTGGTACAACACATCAACAAGGCAACAAATTCGATTATGTCGTTGAACCAAAATTATTCTTGAATCATACATTGGAAGCAAACACACCGGACAACTACAATTTGATTTCACTCAACGGTGACACGATTGGTAAGTTGGACTTTTACGGACAAGGTGCAGGGATGTTCCCAACAGCCAATGCCGTTGTTCAAGATATTTTAGATATTGTAGAAGAAAAAGATCACCTTAAACGTAATTTTGATCAAAAGATGGAGTACAGCCCTGAACTTACAAGTGGTGATTACCTAGTTCGTTCAAAAGCTGATATTGAATCTCTATTCGCAGAATATGCACCAACACAAGAAGGAGAATACCTTCTGATTCACCAAATCCCAGTAGGAAAAATGCATGAAATCATGAAAGACGTATTAAACGTCGATGATTCATCATTTATGGTTAGCTTACCGAGCAATAGTAGCTTAGCAAGTAAAGGAAGCATTCGCAGTCAGGAGGCTGTCGCATAATGAAAGTAGCAAAATTTGGGGGTAGCTCAGTAGCAGACGCTAACCAATTCAGAAAAGTAAAAAATATAATTAATAGTGATTCTGATCGACAAGTTGTTGTTGTCAGTGCAGCAGGTAAAAGTTCTGCTGAACCTGTCAAAGTAACAGACATGTTGATCAAGGTTGAAGATGCTTTGAAACAAGGTATTGACTACCAACCGATTTTCGGACACATTAGTGCCCGCATTCTCAAGATTCGTGACGATTTGAATCTTGACGTCAACATTGAACAAGATTTAGACGAAATTAAATCTAATTTAAACGAATGTTCACACGACTACCTGGTTTCACGGGGTGAATATTTAACAGCAAAACTTATGGCAAACTACCTCGGCTATCACTTTGTCGATGCCAAAGATATTATGATTTTTGATGAAGATAACTTTGATTATCAAGAGTCAGCTGTGCGTTTGAACTCAATCTATGAAAAATACCAACAAATAGTTGTCCCAGGATTTTATGGTGCTAATCTCGATGGATCAATTCACTTGATGCCTCGTGGTGGTAGTGACATTTCTGGTTCAATCTTAGCTAAATTATTAGATGCCAACCTTTACGAAAACTGGACAGATGTTTCCGGAATTCTCATGGCAGACCCAAGAATTGTTGACCATTCAAAGAAAATTGACGTTCTCACATATGATGAGCTTCAAGAATTAACATATATGGGATTCGGAGTTTTCCAAGAAGAAGCAGTTCGCCCTGTCCGTGAAAAACAAATCCCTACAAAAATTTTGAATACAAACCATCCTGAAGAGGGTGGAACACTAGTTGTAGATTCAGCAGACAAACGCCTTGATGACCAATTCATCACAGGTATTGCTGGAAAGAAAAATTACACAGTTATTACTATTAAAAAGTATCAACTTAATAAACATATCGAAGTACTCCAAAAAGTATTGGCAGTCCTCCAAAAATTCCATATCTCAATCAACTATGTTCCTTCAGGAAACGACTCATTCAGTTTCTTGTTTCAACAAGCAGATATTTCTAACAAACTTGAATCTATCGTTTTGAAGCTTAAGAACACATGCGGATTAGACTCAGTTGAAGTAAATCAAGATATCGCACTTGTTGCTGCAGTTTCATTAGAACTCAGTAAACGTCCAGCCATCGCAGGTAAAATTTTGGACTATCTAGACAACAGTTTGATAAACGTCCGTTTAGTAATTCAAGAAGGTAGCGACATCAAGGTTGTCTTCGGTGTATCCAATGAGGATTACGAAAAGACAATTGCGAAGATTTATCGTGAAGCCATGTTTCGCGGATATCGCAAAATTTCTGCATAGAATTACACTTTATTCCTCCCCAAAATTTCTATATAAAGTACTCCAGTAGACAAAATCCAGCTTGGATTTTGTTTTTTTGTATCTCGACATACAGACTGGTATTCTGAAGATAATAAGAATGTTGAAGGTGATCATATCAAAACGTTAATCGTAGTTTCACACCCAGATATAAGCAATTCACAGACCCAACAATTTTTGAAAAAGGGATCTGAATTAACTGATGCAATTTGGCATCACGTTGAAGGTTTGAAAAGTATTGAAGTAGATTTAGAAAGAAAACTGCTTGAGTCAGCTGACCGAGTTATTTTCCAATTTCCACTGTATTGGTACGCCGCACCGGCTGGATTTAAGAAGTGGCTGGATACAGTAATGAGTCGTAACTTTGTTTATGGGGATGGACAATTTCATCTTGAAGGCAAAGAATTAGGTATTGTCGTGACAACAGGATTACCGGCCAAAGATTTTAAGATTGGTGGAATTGAAGACATCACTCTTGATGATGTTTTAGCACCATATCGAGCTTTCGCAAGACGGTCACATATGAAAGTATTACCTTATCTATTAGTTGATCAGTATTGGTATAAAACTGAAAATCAACAAATGCAGTTGTTGATGGATTATCAAAGATATCTCAGTCAAGATTACCCCGATTCATTGAATAACCGTCAAGCTTGGTTTGAGAAGCGACTTAAGTCATTTGTTGATAATCTTCCCGAAGATAGTCAAACTTCAGGAAAATTGATTTTGGATACTTATCAACAACAGATTGAGAATTTGGATCAATTGAATGACACTTTGAAGATGATTAAAGAAGGGGAGGACGATAGTCTTGAGTAATCAAAATATTTGGTTAGTTGAACAAGTTAAGGCTCTTGCTAAGCAACAGCCTGCTTATGAGGATCGTGCGTTTTTGTTTGCTTTGCAGTCGGTTATTAAGGAACAACAGAAGCGGTCTGAACAGATTCAAAGTGAGCTGGATGGGAGGCTGTGGGATCATTCCACCTGGTGAGTCTCTGCAGGAATTTGGTTTGATTTGCGGTTCACTGTCGATTCCGGAAGGAAATAGATTTTTTGGCTGGAACGTGGTGAATCGACTTGAAGCTAATTGCAAAGAACGCAATCATCTCCAAGCTCGATTTTATTCTAAGTGTGCTTCGCGCACTAAGAATAACCCCACCACTGAGCCAAAATCTATTTCCTTCCTCCATCTCCCGCGCGTGTTCCAAATGTGAAGATGAATGACGATCCAATACCTGATGTTCGAAAAATCAAACAGGATAATACTTCTGGATTGATGCTTAGTTCCGGCTATGGTGGGGGAACTGCCAATATGGAGTATATGTCATTCACTGGATTGGCATTCAATCAATTTTCGAAGTCATTTCAATCTCCATATGTTCAACTAGTTCAAAAACAGGACAAGCCAGAGAATATTACCAATCAATTTAAGTATAAAAATGCGATTCATCCGTATATTGGTACATTTTATAATCGTGCAAGTGTTTATCAGAAATTCGGCTTTCAAACATTCAGGAACAGTACCACATCGGGAAATTTGGCATTGAAATACACCGATTCCGTTAATGGTGGGACTTATATTAGTGATGATTCCGCCTATAAAGACGCTTTGTGGCAGGTTGATCAGCACAAAGGTGGCCAATTCATTAGTTTGGTAACGATGCAAAATCACATGTCATATGATTATGATTATCCTGATAATAAATTTGAAGTCGGGGGTTCTGCTACTAGTACGAAAAATAAACGTCAGTTGAAAAATTTTGCTAGAGGTCTCAATCTGACAGATTCTGCAACGCAAAGTTTTATTGAAAATATTAATAAAATCCAGAAACCCATTACGGTTGTATTTTATGGTGACCACTTGCCAGGCATTTATGATGGAAATGATATTTCTAAAAATAATGTGGTTGAACATGAAACTGATTACTTTATTTTCAGTAATAAATACGCGATTAATCACGATAATGCTACTAAAAAGATGAGCGATAGCACTGCTATTACCGATCCCAATGGATTTATTCCTTTGGCATACAAGCAGATGGGGCAAAAGGTTACGCCATTTTATGCGATGTTGACGAGAATTCAAGAGGATACTCCTGCTATGTCAAAGTGCACAGTTGGTGGTTCTGAGAGTCTTTATGTGAACAAGAAAACTGGTAAGAAAGTTAGTTATCATAATTTAACTTCTAAACAAAAAGAGCTTTTGAATGATTATAAGTTGATTCAGTATGATTTAACTGTTGGCAAAGGCTATAGTCTACAAGATGGTTTTACCAAATAGTAATTAAACGAGTCTAAATAGACTCGTTTTTTGTTATAGAAAAGTATTAAAATAATAGTAAATGGGAGATGAGAGTATGAGTAGTTTAAAATTTGAAATTAGAGATATTACGCAAGTTTCTTATGATGCAATTGTTAATGCTGCTAACAAGTCATTACTTGGTGGTGGTGGAGTTGACGGCGCAATTCATCGTGCAGCCGGCCCACAATTATTGGAAGAATGTAAAACTTTGAATGGTTGTGAAACTGGAGAAGCTAAGATTACTAAGGGTTACAACTTACCATCAAAGTATGTCATCCACACGGTTGGACCAGTTTATTCGGGCGCAGTTGATGATAAACGTATGTTGGAAAATTGTTACCGTAATTCTTTATTAGTCGCTAAAGAAAACGATTTGCATCGTGTTGCTTTTTCAGCAATTTCAACGGGTGTCTACGGTTATCCATTGCCAGAAGCTGCTATTGTCGCTTTGACGACTGTAAGTAATTGGTTAGCTGACAACGACGACTACGACATGGATATCTTATTAACCTGCTTTGATAATCGTGTTTACGACTCATATTCCGATTACGTCGAAAACTATCATGGTTCAAATGATTATTTGAATAAATTAAAATATTAGTGCCAATGGCACTTTTTTTGTATAAGATAGTTGATACAACAGTATTTAAATGTTAATTTAGACAACAACACAGAGGAGGGATTGTTTTGAAATATGCTATTACTGGTGGTACTGGTCATCTGGGATCACAAATCCTACAGGAACTTGCAAAATTAGTTCCAGCATCAGATATTCACGTTGGCGTACATACGGTCAGCAAGGCTAAAAAGTTGGTCGAGCAAGGCTTTAATGTTAAAGGATTCGATTTTTTTGACGAGGAAAGTCTTGAAGAATTACTTGCAGGGACTGATGTCTTCATTTACGTTCCAAGTAAGAGTCACACTAGCTACAGCCGTATTGGTGAGTTGGAAAAAGTTATTACTGCTGCCGAGCACGCTCAAGTTGGTCATGTTATTGCTATGGGATTCATTGCTGACCAAGTAAACAATCCTTTCGACTTGTCGGCATTTTACGGATACTTGCCACGAAGATTTGCGGAAACTGATTTGAATTACACTATCATTCGTAATGCTTTGTACGCTGATCCATTGGTACCTTATTTGCCAGAATTGATTGAGCGTAAAAATGTTATTTATCCTATGGGTGATGAAGCATTATCATTTATTTCATTGGAAGACAGTGCCAAGGCTTTCGCGAAGGTCGCCACAACATCTAAATTACGAGTTCCAGGAAGAATTTATACGTTATCACAATCAAGAAATTACACTATGCCTGAATTAGCTAAGGTGTTGTCTGAAATTTCAGGAAGTGAAATTGGCTATCAACCTATGACTCTTCAAGAATTTTCTGATACTTACAATGAAGGTGGTGAAGGCCACATGCTATCATCAATGTATGATGCAGGTGGCAAAGGTTTTCTCAATATTGTTAGTGACGATTATCAAATAATCATGGGAAAACCAGCTACCGATTTGAAGGTATTTTTGAAGTCGAAATATTCTAAATAAAAGTGAGGGATTATTATGAAAGCAGTTGTTGTTACTAATCCGGGTGGACCGGAAGTTTTAGAATACAAAGATGTACCAACTCCAGAAGTTAAACCTGGATGGAGTTTGGTCAAGGTCAAGGGCTTTGGTATTAATCACTCAGAAATTTTTACTAGAAAAGGTGATTCACCATCGGTCAAATTTCCTCGTATTTTGGGAATTGAATGTGTTGGCGAGATTGCAGAATCTACAGACTCTGAGCATTTGCCAAAAGGGCAAGCTGTTATGTCATTGATGGGCGAAATGGGACGTGCCTTTGATGGTGGATATGCTGAATATACATTGCTACCAAATGAACAAATCTATCCCATTAACTCTAATTTGAGTTGGAAAGACCTCGCTGCTATTCCTGAAACTTATTACACAGCCTATGGTGCTTTGACTGGTTTGAAATTGACACAAGGCGATTCGCTGTTGATTCGTGGCGGTACTAGTGGTGTTGGTGTGGCTGCAACAAAACTTGCTAAAGCTATTGACCGAGACATTCATGTAACTGGTACAACTCGTAATCTTGGAAAAACCGATTTGATGAAATCCAAAGGTTATGACGATGTTGTCGAAGATAAAAATGGTTCGATTCAGACTGATTTACAATTCGACAAGATTCTTGATTTAATCGGACCCCAAGCACTCAGAGATTCGATGAGTATGTTGGCAGTCAACGGAATTCTCAGTTCAACTGGTGAACTCGGCGGGGAATGGACTGTTCCTGATTTTGATCCAATTACAGATATTCCTACTGGTCGTTATTTAACTTCATTTTTATCTGGGGATGTTAAGTTAAGCTGGTTACAAGATATGCTCAATATCATTGAAGATAAGCATGTTGATGTAACACCTACTAAGGTTTATAAATTATCAGAAGTTGATGCTGCTCATGCTTATCTCGAAAGTGGTCAAAGCATTGGTAAAGTTGTTGTATTAGTATAAAAAAACTATCCTCTTTTATTTTCTAATAATTATATATATAATTATTTCAAGAAAATCAAAGGGGATTTTTTATATGAACAAAGGTAGGGTTGAGGCATTTACAGATGCCATCATAGCAATTATTTTAACCATCATGATTTTGGAATTTAAAGTTCCTGAATCAACCAAACTTAGCGCAATTATTCCGGACATTCCGTTTATTGTTTCTTATGCCATCGGTTATTTCTTTATTGGAACTGCTTGGTATAATCATCACTACATGTTTTCAAAAACCAAACTGGTTACTCAACGGGTTTTCTGGACTAATATTGCCTGGATGTTTGCGACTTCATTTTTGCCAGTCGCAACGGCTTGGGTTGGTGAACATATCAATTCACGAGGTCCACAAATTTTTTATGCAATTATTTACACGTTGTGGTCAATTACTTATGCATTGTTGACTTACTATATTGCTGCTGATAATGAGAAAGCTGGCCATCCTGAAATTGCCAAGAGTATTCGCAGTATGAGAATTTACCGTTTTATGACCAATTGGAAAACACTATTAATCCATTTGGTGCTTTTAGTTCTAACGTTAATATTTATACCAGCATTGCAACTTGCATTGGTATTAATTCAAATTATTTTTGTCGGATCCAGATTCAACAAAGATAGTGATAAATTATTTTAATCCGAAATAAAAGTTCATTTTTCTTTGAAAATGAACTTTTATTGTGTGTAAAATGAGTAGAGTTAGGAGTGAGATATATCAAAAATTCATATGGAGTTAGATTGATTGGCTTAGTCTTAGGCTTAATTCTAAATGCTTTAGGCAACGGTCTTTGCATTTCATCAAATATGGGTAGTGGTATTTGGACAGCATCTGCCGTTAATATGCATCAGTGGTTAGGCATCGATACGGGTGTTTTGTTGATAATTATTGGTGTAATAAATGCTTTGACTAATCAAATTTTGATTCACAAGATTGATATTAAACGATTCGTCGGTCAAATTATCTTCGTATTATTTTATGGATATTTCATCGATATTTTCACTTGGATTTTTGATCAACTAGGGATGCCACACTATAATATCGTCGCTAGAGGCTTTTTCGCTATCTTAGGGATAGTTTTCTTCTGTATCGCAATATCACTGTATCAGCGGGCAAATATCATCATGCACCCTAATGACGACACAACCAACATCCTCAGATTTCATTATTTGAAGGGAAATGCGACCTTATCTCAAGTAATTGATTTTATTCCACCGATCATTGTGGTGTTGATCTCATTTATTTACACACACCAAATTTATTCAATTAATATTGCAACGTTATTCTCAATTATTTTCAACGGGATATTAATTGCTACGGCTGATAAATACATCTGGCCAGGTTTGAAGCATAACTTTACAGTTAAATTTCAGAACAGGAGCTAATTATGGATAAAGAAGTCAGATTTGAAAATGTTGAAATGTCAGTTCCACAAATTGATGAACATCAAGATGTCACATATTCGCAAGTTAATTTGGGAATCGATGTTCGAGACTTGAAGATGTCAATTTTGGTTCCACGTACCAAACAAAAAAAGCCAGCAGTATTATATTTCCCAGGTGGCGGTTTCACGAAAGCAAATTATCATAAGTTTATTCAATTAAGGTCCAAACTTGCTGAAGTGGGGATGGTTGTTGCTGCAGCCGAATATCGAGTAATTCCTGATCAATTTCCATCACTAGTTTTGGATGCCAAGAACGCTTTGAAATACTTGTATGACAATGCCGATTTGTACAATATTGATACGACTAGAATCGCTGTATTAGGTGATTCAGCCGGTGGATACTTGTCACAATTTTTAGGCGCAACGTCTGAAAGCTCAGACTTACTTCCAACAAGAATGAACGTTGATCAAACTAAAGTTAAAGCTGTAGTTTCACTCTATGGGTTCTCTGATTTATTGAGAATTGGGGATGGAATTGATGGTGCAGAAGATTTCCATGCAGGAACAACTTCACCAGAAGCTTTGTTGGTAAACGGGATTTCATTTGGTACCGATTTGAGTGCCAGCATTTGTGACAATCCTGAACGTGCCAGAGAGGCTAGTCCTTTGAGTTATGTTAAAGAAGGGTTGCCACCATTCCTATTAATGCATGGTGATAAAGATGTCATCGTCTCTCAAAAACAAGCAGATTACATGGCCGCAGCTCTTGATGAAAAAGGTAATTCAGTTGTTCATGCAGTCGTTCACGGTGCAGGACATGGAACGTCTGAATGGTATCAACCACAAATTGCTGATTACATTATTGACTGGTTAGAAAAACAATTAGACTGGCAAGGACAAGGTTCACTTGAAAGCCAGTCAGAATTATAAAAAAAACCGTTAATCCAATTATTTGAATTAGCGGTTTTTTGAGTTACTATCTAGATTTAACAAGGTGCTTGCCTAAATCATGCCAGACATTACTCTTGTCGATAAATTGCAATAAATCATAAATTCTATCTGAGTTAACGTTTCGATCTTTTAGAGAAATATGTTGGATATTGTAGTACATTTTATCGAGCAAAGCACCATTGTCGTATCCAGCAATAATTTTTGTACGGAATGCTTCAAGCACTGGGATCAAAGAAGTACCCTCAGTGTCTGACATTACATCATCAATCAAGTTTAAGAGTTCTAATCTATTCTTCTTTCTCATGGGGAAACCTCCAACAAGATATATAAAAATGTTGCAATATGTATATTAAAAATGATAGCAAAATGTTCAATATATATTTGACATTTTCAAATTAAATATACAAAAAAATCATGAGGTATTCAACCGATTTGCGCTAAATTTGTTTAATAAAAACGTTTCCAAATAATAACTAATTATATGCTATACTTGAGAAAAATTTAGGAGTTAATTATGGACGAATTTGCTGATTATTTATCGAAATTGGATGAGAATGACCAGAAAAAAAGACTAGTTGGTATTCTTAAATGGATTCACAAAGAGTTTCCCAATCTAGAAACACGAGTAGCCTGGAATCAGCCTATGTTTACTGATCATGGAACTTTTATCATCGGGTTTAGTGTTTCAAAAAATCACATATCGGTTGCTCCTGAAGGTCAGTGTCTAGACACGTTCAAATCGCAATTAGATCAGGTTGGTTACACATATGGCAAGCAAATGTTCAGAATTGGAAATGATCAAGAAGTCCACAAAGAGGTCTTGAAAAGTATTATAGAATTCAATATTAAGGATAAAATGGAAGTTACAACATTTTGGCGTTAATATCGTATAAATAGAATTGACAATATCGTATAAATTATCAGATAAAACTGGTGAATTTATACGATATTTTTTTGTTTTTACTATTGCTTATTTGTATTTGGAAAACGTTTATTTTATATGTGAAATATAGTGCTTTTTCATTGAATTTATTACTAGATGATTCTATAAATTAGGGTGTGAATAGGTATGAATGCAATCCTACCTTTCACAATTAACATCTGTTGAGGTTCATAAATCTCTCAACTTTGAGAAGCCATGAATCACAGCCCAAACGACTTATCAGATTAACCTCTAACAGTTAAACGAACCTTATGGGCATTAAATGAAAGTCCCGAACCGTCTGGGGAATCGTTTTTGTCGGCAAGGGAACAAGAGGATTTTACTATGAAAAAATTAATTAGAACAGGAGCTGCCGTTAGTGCATTGTTGATGGCTGCAAGTACCGCTGGCATTGGAATTGCTGGCGCGGCTGATACCACGACAACTACTGCAAGTACACCTTTAACCCCTGGTACATTAGCACTTGAAACTGCACCATCGTTTGTATTTGGTAACACGAATACAATTTCTACGGCTGCAGCAACCTACACCTCATCACAATCACCAAGTGGATTGGGTGTTTCAAATCCTGGTGTTGTTGGAACATGGTCTGTTACAGCAAGTGCATCACCGTTTACTTCGGGTGCGTTCACATTAACTAACGCAGCGCTTACTTTGACAAGTGGTGGATCTGGCGTATTTAAGTCAGACACAAATTCACCTACCGCAGATAATCCAACAATGGCCGGAAGTGCGGCCATTTCGGGAACAGCAGCTGAAGTAGAGTCAGCAACATCAACTTCAACAAGTCCAATAGGTGTTGGTGAATTTGACTATACTTATTCACCTACCGCCGCTACATTAGCTGTTCCAGCACAAACAATCTTACCAGGAACATATGAATCAACAATCACTTGGACATTGGCAAGTACATCATCGAGTGCAACAACTCCAGCTACCTAATTATTTGAAATGAGGGGTAATTTCAAGCTTTTAAGACTTGAGATTCCCTTTTTTTCTATTCAATAAATGGAGATAATATTATGAAAAGAAAATGGACATTGTGGATTTTTGGGGTTTTATTTATTTTTTTAGCGCTATTCAGTAGTCCAAAAAAAGTAAGTGCGGCAAGTACTGATTCCAACAAAGGTGCAAAGTACACTGTTCAAGCCGAAATCCCTGATAATCAAATTAATAAACAAGTTTCTTTTTTTGACTTGAAAGTAAGGCCAGGAACTTCACAAGATTTGAAAATTAAAATAAATAATACCGATTCCAAAGATCATTCTTATGTGGTCGAGGTAAATCGAGCTACCACAAACAATAATGGGATTGTCGATTATTCTCAGCACGGATTAAAACCAGATTCTTCGTTACAACTAGATATTGAATCGATTTTTCCTGCACCTGAGAAAGTTACTGTGCCGGCAAATTCCACTAAGGAGGTAACTCTCAAAATGAACGTACCACATTCCAATTTTAAAGGAATGGTACTTGGTGGAATTAGAGTCATGCAGGAAAATCAAGTAAAAAAGCCGAAAATTATTCCTGGTCAAAAATTGTCAGTTCAAAATCAATTTGCTTATATTTTAGGCCTCCAAATTCAGAGAAACACTGATACTGTAAAGCCGGATTTGAAATTAACTAAAGCACATGTAAGTA encodes:
- a CDS encoding homoserine dehydrogenase, producing the protein MKIAILGFGTVGKGVYEIVKKANVQTQNLSVSHIFIRKNKKRVLPEMTDDIDEIMNDKNTDVVVEALGGIEPAHEFILSALQHGKHVITANKAVIAVYLKEFTDAANENNVKFYFEASVGGGIPWIQGLEKALRIDSVNSISGIFNGTSNFILDQMTRNGQSFAEVLKQAQKLGYAEADPSADIDGIDVANKLCISADIAYNINIKDRSKLPIFGIRNIKKNDVKFFEKNGYSVKLIGTTHQQGNKFDYVVEPKLFLNHTLEANTPDNYNLISLNGDTIGKLDFYGQGAGMFPTANAVVQDILDIVEEKDHLKRNFDQKMEYSPELTSGDYLVRSKADIESLFAEYAPTQEGEYLLIHQIPVGKMHEIMKDVLNVDDSSFMVSLPSNSSLASKGSIRSQEAVA
- a CDS encoding aspartate kinase, with translation MKVAKFGGSSVADANQFRKVKNIINSDSDRQVVVVSAAGKSSAEPVKVTDMLIKVEDALKQGIDYQPIFGHISARILKIRDDLNLDVNIEQDLDEIKSNLNECSHDYLVSRGEYLTAKLMANYLGYHFVDAKDIMIFDEDNFDYQESAVRLNSIYEKYQQIVVPGFYGANLDGSIHLMPRGGSDISGSILAKLLDANLYENWTDVSGILMADPRIVDHSKKIDVLTYDELQELTYMGFGVFQEEAVRPVREKQIPTKILNTNHPEEGGTLVVDSADKRLDDQFITGIAGKKNYTVITIKKYQLNKHIEVLQKVLAVLQKFHISINYVPSGNDSFSFLFQQADISNKLESIVLKLKNTCGLDSVEVNQDIALVAAVSLELSKRPAIAGKILDYLDNSLINVRLVIQEGSDIKVVFGVSNEDYEKTIAKIYREAMFRGYRKISA
- a CDS encoding NAD(P)H-dependent oxidoreductase; translated protein: MVVSHPDISNSQTQQFLKKGSELTDAIWHHVEGLKSIEVDLERKLLESADRVIFQFPLYWYAAPAGFKKWLDTVMSRNFVYGDGQFHLEGKELGIVVTTGLPAKDFKIGGIEDITLDDVLAPYRAFARRSHMKVLPYLLVDQYWYKTENQQMQLLMDYQRYLSQDYPDSLNNRQAWFEKRLKSFVDNLPEDSQTSGKLILDTYQQQIENLDQLNDTLKMIKEGEDDSLE
- a CDS encoding LTA synthase family protein; this encodes MYFLPPSPARVPNVKMNDDPIPDVRKIKQDNTSGLMLSSGYGGGTANMEYMSFTGLAFNQFSKSFQSPYVQLVQKQDKPENITNQFKYKNAIHPYIGTFYNRASVYQKFGFQTFRNSTTSGNLALKYTDSVNGGTYISDDSAYKDALWQVDQHKGGQFISLVTMQNHMSYDYDYPDNKFEVGGSATSTKNKRQLKNFARGLNLTDSATQSFIENINKIQKPITVVFYGDHLPGIYDGNDISKNNVVEHETDYFIFSNKYAINHDNATKKMSDSTAITDPNGFIPLAYKQMGQKVTPFYAMLTRIQEDTPAMSKCTVGGSESLYVNKKTGKKVSYHNLTSKQKELLNDYKLIQYDLTVGKGYSLQDGFTK
- a CDS encoding O-acetyl-ADP-ribose deacetylase is translated as MSSLKFEIRDITQVSYDAIVNAANKSLLGGGGVDGAIHRAAGPQLLEECKTLNGCETGEAKITKGYNLPSKYVIHTVGPVYSGAVDDKRMLENCYRNSLLVAKENDLHRVAFSAISTGVYGYPLPEAAIVALTTVSNWLADNDDYDMDILLTCFDNRVYDSYSDYVENYHGSNDYLNKLKY
- a CDS encoding NAD(P)H-binding protein, which gives rise to MKYAITGGTGHLGSQILQELAKLVPASDIHVGVHTVSKAKKLVEQGFNVKGFDFFDEESLEELLAGTDVFIYVPSKSHTSYSRIGELEKVITAAEHAQVGHVIAMGFIADQVNNPFDLSAFYGYLPRRFAETDLNYTIIRNALYADPLVPYLPELIERKNVIYPMGDEALSFISLEDSAKAFAKVATTSKLRVPGRIYTLSQSRNYTMPELAKVLSEISGSEIGYQPMTLQEFSDTYNEGGEGHMLSSMYDAGGKGFLNIVSDDYQIIMGKPATDLKVFLKSKYSK
- a CDS encoding zinc-binding dehydrogenase gives rise to the protein MKAVVVTNPGGPEVLEYKDVPTPEVKPGWSLVKVKGFGINHSEIFTRKGDSPSVKFPRILGIECVGEIAESTDSEHLPKGQAVMSLMGEMGRAFDGGYAEYTLLPNEQIYPINSNLSWKDLAAIPETYYTAYGALTGLKLTQGDSLLIRGGTSGVGVAATKLAKAIDRDIHVTGTTRNLGKTDLMKSKGYDDVVEDKNGSIQTDLQFDKILDLIGPQALRDSMSMLAVNGILSSTGELGGEWTVPDFDPITDIPTGRYLTSFLSGDVKLSWLQDMLNIIEDKHVDVTPTKVYKLSEVDAAHAYLESGQSIGKVVVLV
- a CDS encoding TMEM175 family protein translates to MNKGRVEAFTDAIIAIILTIMILEFKVPESTKLSAIIPDIPFIVSYAIGYFFIGTAWYNHHYMFSKTKLVTQRVFWTNIAWMFATSFLPVATAWVGEHINSRGPQIFYAIIYTLWSITYALLTYYIAADNEKAGHPEIAKSIRSMRIYRFMTNWKTLLIHLVLLVLTLIFIPALQLALVLIQIIFVGSRFNKDSDKLF
- a CDS encoding alpha/beta hydrolase; protein product: MDKEVRFENVEMSVPQIDEHQDVTYSQVNLGIDVRDLKMSILVPRTKQKKPAVLYFPGGGFTKANYHKFIQLRSKLAEVGMVVAAAEYRVIPDQFPSLVLDAKNALKYLYDNADLYNIDTTRIAVLGDSAGGYLSQFLGATSESSDLLPTRMNVDQTKVKAVVSLYGFSDLLRIGDGIDGAEDFHAGTTSPEALLVNGISFGTDLSASICDNPERAREASPLSYVKEGLPPFLLMHGDKDVIVSQKQADYMAAALDEKGNSVVHAVVHGAGHGTSEWYQPQIADYIIDWLEKQLDWQGQGSLESQSEL
- a CDS encoding iron chaperone, with translation MDEFADYLSKLDENDQKKRLVGILKWIHKEFPNLETRVAWNQPMFTDHGTFIIGFSVSKNHISVAPEGQCLDTFKSQLDQVGYTYGKQMFRIGNDQEVHKEVLKSIIEFNIKDKMEVTTFWR
- a CDS encoding WxL domain-containing protein; the encoded protein is MKKLIRTGAAVSALLMAASTAGIGIAGAADTTTTTASTPLTPGTLALETAPSFVFGNTNTISTAAATYTSSQSPSGLGVSNPGVVGTWSVTASASPFTSGAFTLTNAALTLTSGGSGVFKSDTNSPTADNPTMAGSAAISGTAAEVESATSTSTSPIGVGEFDYTYSPTAATLAVPAQTILPGTYESTITWTLASTSSSATTPAT